A part of Magnetospirillum sp. genomic DNA contains:
- the rodA gene encoding rod shape-determining protein RodA: MAIGLTTQRARPSLLARLKDVPWLLVLLVVGLTGVSCGMLYSAAGGDWEPWAQRQAIFVAVGVVLMLAAALLDIRTWFRFAYLFYVAGVLLLLGVEIAGVAGMGAKRWLDLGFVRIQPSEFVKIGVVLVLARYFHGMPQERIGNPLFLLWPAFLVLLPAVLVLVQPKLGSAVLIGFTALVVFFVAGVRLWKFVVLGGLVAAAVPIAWSFLHDYQKRRVLTFLNPESDPLGSGYHIIQSRIALGSGGIWGKGFAQGSQSQLQFLPEKQTDFIFAVLAEEFGLAGSLGLLVVYLCILAFLLGIAARTRSQFARLLAIGVAAMFFANVFVNIAMVTGLLPVVGEPLPLMSLGGSAMIATLTALGLAMSAFVGRDRTISRSGDDTV; the protein is encoded by the coding sequence ATGGCTATCGGTCTCACAACCCAACGCGCGCGCCCCAGTCTGCTCGCCCGGCTCAAAGACGTGCCGTGGCTGCTGGTTCTGCTCGTGGTCGGGCTCACGGGTGTGAGCTGCGGAATGCTCTATTCGGCCGCCGGCGGCGATTGGGAGCCGTGGGCGCAGCGCCAGGCGATCTTTGTGGCCGTCGGCGTGGTGCTGATGCTGGCTGCGGCCTTGCTCGACATCCGCACCTGGTTTCGCTTTGCTTATCTGTTCTACGTGGCGGGCGTGCTGCTGCTGCTCGGCGTCGAGATTGCGGGCGTGGCCGGCATGGGCGCCAAGCGCTGGCTCGATTTGGGCTTCGTTCGCATCCAGCCGTCGGAATTCGTGAAGATCGGCGTGGTGCTTGTGCTCGCGCGCTATTTCCACGGCATGCCGCAGGAGCGCATCGGCAATCCGCTGTTTTTGCTGTGGCCGGCGTTCTTGGTGCTGCTGCCCGCAGTCCTCGTGCTGGTGCAGCCGAAGCTCGGCTCGGCCGTGCTGATCGGCTTCACCGCCCTTGTCGTGTTTTTTGTGGCCGGCGTGCGGCTGTGGAAATTCGTCGTGCTGGGCGGGCTCGTGGCGGCGGCGGTCCCCATCGCGTGGAGTTTCCTGCACGACTACCAGAAGCGCCGCGTGTTGACGTTCCTCAACCCCGAGAGCGATCCGCTGGGTTCGGGCTACCACATCATCCAGTCGCGCATTGCGCTGGGTTCGGGCGGCATCTGGGGCAAGGGCTTTGCGCAAGGCTCGCAGAGCCAGCTGCAGTTCCTGCCCGAAAAACAGACCGACTTCATCTTCGCGGTGCTGGCCGAGGAGTTCGGCCTTGCGGGCTCGTTGGGGCTGCTTGTCGTTTATCTGTGCATTCTCGCGTTTCTGCTCGGCATTGCGGCGCGCACGCGCAGCCAGTTCGCGCGCCTGCTCGCGATTGGCGTGGCGGCGATGTTCTTCGCCAACGTGTTCGTGAACATCGCGATGGTCACGGGCCTGCTGCCCGTGGTCGGCGAACCGCTGCCGCTGATGTCGCTCGGCGGCTCGGCCATGATCGCGACCTTGACGGCCCTCGGCCTTGCGATGAGCGCGTTCGTCGGCCGCGACCGCACGATCTCGCGCTCGGGCGACGACACGGTCTAA
- a CDS encoding Coenzyme F420 hydrogenase/dehydrogenase, beta subunit C-terminal domain encodes MRYSDDSAAPVWAPPLAAAAPRDLCTDCGVSRMANPKQCGSACQFIKPDYARLEEQVHGRTRDPARVDEMHFGPFQRMLRARLKTPIEGAQWTGIATRIAEKLLETKAVDAVLAVAPDKNDRWRPVPVLVTTAAGMAACRGMRMGYAPLLALLEPARARGFKRLAIVGIPCQVYALRALEAEFGFERLYVIGTPCSDNTTTENFHKFLDLLDPNPGSISYLEFRADYRVELRFDDGTHRTVPFLDLPISKLPADFFPLTCRTCVDYTNVLADITVGYMGGQGAQWLLVRNVRGQELVDLLGDELVAQAPGTAGKRQGAVKGFLANTLRAAGGLPLRRMPNWLRPIVSFLMPRIGPRGIEFARARVEMKACETVVHLRREKPRRLRNMVPAHVWNLVRPYGLEASAGEKPKSPQESE; translated from the coding sequence ATGCGCTATTCCGACGATTCCGCCGCCCCCGTCTGGGCCCCGCCCCTTGCCGCCGCAGCCCCGCGCGATCTGTGCACAGATTGCGGCGTTTCGCGCATGGCGAATCCCAAGCAATGCGGGAGTGCGTGCCAGTTCATCAAGCCCGACTATGCGCGGCTCGAAGAACAGGTGCATGGTCGCACGCGCGATCCGGCGCGCGTCGACGAAATGCATTTCGGACCCTTCCAGCGCATGCTGCGCGCGCGTCTAAAAACGCCCATCGAAGGCGCGCAATGGACCGGCATCGCCACGCGCATCGCCGAGAAGCTGCTTGAGACAAAAGCGGTGGACGCGGTTCTCGCCGTTGCCCCCGACAAAAACGACCGCTGGCGCCCCGTGCCCGTGCTCGTGACGACGGCGGCCGGCATGGCGGCGTGTCGCGGCATGCGCATGGGCTATGCGCCGCTGCTGGCGTTGCTCGAGCCCGCGCGCGCGCGCGGCTTCAAGCGTCTCGCGATCGTCGGCATCCCGTGCCAAGTCTATGCACTGCGAGCACTTGAGGCCGAGTTCGGTTTCGAGCGGCTCTACGTTATCGGCACGCCGTGTTCGGACAACACCACGACCGAAAACTTCCACAAATTTCTCGACCTTCTCGATCCCAATCCCGGCTCGATTTCGTATCTCGAATTCCGCGCCGACTACCGCGTCGAGCTGCGCTTCGACGACGGCACGCATCGCACCGTGCCGTTCCTCGATCTGCCGATCTCGAAATTGCCCGCCGATTTTTTCCCGCTGACCTGCCGCACCTGTGTGGACTACACAAACGTGCTCGCCGACATCACGGTGGGCTATATGGGCGGCCAGGGTGCGCAATGGCTGCTGGTGCGCAACGTGCGCGGCCAGGAGCTTGTGGATCTGCTTGGCGACGAGCTTGTGGCGCAAGCACCGGGTACTGCCGGCAAGCGCCAAGGGGCGGTCAAAGGCTTCCTTGCCAATACGCTGCGGGCGGCGGGCGGCCTGCCTTTGCGGCGCATGCCCAATTGGCTGCGCCCGATCGTGAGCTTCCTCATGCCGCGCATCGGCCCGCGCGGGATCGAATTCGCGCGCGCACGCGTGGAGATGAAGGCATGCGAAACGGTCGTGCATCTGCGCCGCGAAAAGCCGCGACGCTTGCGCAACATGGTGCCGGCCCATGTCTGGAACCTCGTGCGCCCCTACGGGCTTGAAGCAAGTGCGGGCGAAAAGCCGAAATCGCCGCAAGAATCGGAATGA
- a CDS encoding cupin domain-containing protein: protein MQSFDLARIAWQEIAADGSKYALLEGDKTVPGGSFSYLFFLPAGLWDRPHWHTGDARILVLEGALKFGLGPAFDRAATRVYPAQSLLIVPRDEIHFDGADVDTLIFGVASGPWETRYVRPD from the coding sequence ATGCAAAGTTTCGATCTCGCCCGCATCGCGTGGCAGGAAATCGCCGCCGACGGTTCCAAATACGCGTTGCTTGAAGGCGACAAGACCGTCCCGGGCGGCAGTTTCAGCTATCTGTTTTTTCTGCCCGCCGGGTTGTGGGACCGCCCGCATTGGCACACGGGCGACGCGCGCATCCTCGTTCTCGAGGGCGCTCTAAAGTTCGGGCTCGGGCCCGCTTTCGATCGCGCCGCAACGCGCGTCTATCCGGCGCAGTCGCTGCTGATCGTGCCGCGCGACGAAATCCATTTCGACGGTGCGGATGTCGACACGCTGATCTTCGGCGTGGCCTCGGGGCCTTGGGAAACGCGGTACGTAAGGCCCGATTAG
- a CDS encoding VOC family protein yields MAVTGMNHFTIIARDLEETRRFYSDVIGLAEGFRPDLGFPGAWFYVGEHWVLHVVAGRAVPEPPAGVIDHMAFSATGLAATQTKLKALGLPHRLIRQPETLVWQIFLTDPNGAKVELDFAPDEVSAA; encoded by the coding sequence ATGGCCGTAACGGGGATGAACCATTTCACGATCATCGCGCGCGATCTCGAAGAGACGAGGCGCTTCTATAGCGACGTGATCGGGCTTGCCGAGGGCTTTCGCCCCGATCTGGGGTTTCCCGGCGCCTGGTTCTATGTCGGCGAGCATTGGGTGCTGCATGTCGTGGCCGGGCGCGCCGTGCCCGAGCCGCCAGCAGGCGTAATCGACCATATGGCTTTTTCGGCGACCGGGCTTGCCGCCACACAAACCAAGCTCAAGGCGCTGGGCCTGCCGCACCGCCTGATCCGCCAGCCTGAAACGCTTGTCTGGCAGATATTCTTGACCGATCCCAACGGTGCCAAGGTCGAGCTCGATTTTGCGCCCGACGAAGTTAGCGCCGCATAG